The Triticum aestivum cultivar Chinese Spring chromosome 5A, IWGSC CS RefSeq v2.1, whole genome shotgun sequence genomic sequence AACATTTGAGTTGCTTACAGCCGTTATGTGGCGGTGCCGCACATTGGCATTGGGTTATGAATCTAGTCAAAAAATGTGTGTCATGTTTACCTTAAATACACTCGGGAGAAGCATTAATGGTGAAAGCTCAGTCCCCGGGTCGGTCCTGAGATTTTGGAGGCCCGGGGCGAAAATAAAATTTGAGGCCCCTTAATATAAACATCATAGCAATGATAAATAACGATTCTAAAAAAGAAATAATAAATAATATATGCATCTACAAAATGTTATCAATAATTACTTAAATGCATTCAAAAGCCAATATTTATATAAAATAACTTATACAATTTACCTACAAATTTTCTTGTAAAATTCTTCGATGCAAAGCCACTTACGATTGTGTCGATGTCAATCTCATCCATCGATTTCTTCTCGATACACAATTTGTTCATCAATAATTTCAAGTTGGAAAGCATCCTTTTAGCTGATGCAACAATCACCGATACAGTATGTAAATCTGAATAAATCTTTAAACACCATGAGTTTTTTAAAtcctttcttcaaagaagtgatcAATTAAATCAAACAAATATTTAACATGAAAATCCTTCCAACTTCTAGAATTCCTTCTTGGCTACTGAAAATTGTAGTATCAAACTATTTCTTCCTCTAGCACGAAGTTTTACTGAAAATTGCAGGAAAATTATAGTATGATATACCTTGGATTGATTAGATCGGCGTCAGTGGCTGGAGGCTCGGCGAGGATGCGATGGCGTTTTCTGGTGGCAGGCGCTCAGCGATGTGCGTGTTGCGTCGTCGCTGCGTTCAGTGCCGGGAGACCGGTCTGCCCTGCTTGACCTGGGATCTGGAGTTTTGAAACTATGGAAGAGAGAATAGGAAATTAGGGATGAACTGATGTCGCACGATCGTTTTCTTTTGCTGAAGGAGGGTGTCTCGTAATAATAATAACGGCACGACGTGATTTACATGCGTACTTGCTCTTTTTTCCATCCTGATCGTACGCTGATTGAAGCGATTTACATGCGTACGCTGCTGCCTGCCGTCCCTTCCTATTTGGATCTGGCTACTTCTTTTCCTACGTGAAGCTATTGCTTATGGGCTGATTTACATTTACGTAATTACCTGGGAGGGGCCCCCTCGATCctaggggcccggggcggccgcccctgctgcccccccccccccccccccccgggccggcCCTGTCAGTCCCTCGTGGTTACTATGGAAATGCACATTTTTCTCTCATGGTTGAGGTCACGGTGGATGAGTTGGCTACACAACCGCTAGCACATATACTTGAGCTGATGTGCAAAGTCAAGTTGGACACAACAAAGGATTGTATGAAGTCGATGGTGGATTTGATGGCATTCTGGCGAGAGCGGATACCTTTCGGCATGGACAGAACATATGAGGTTAGTGACACAAAGAGGGTTGGTGGCAATGCACTACACTTTGGGAAAGTCGAGCTGGTTGCTGCAGGCACACCGCATGTCGGGGATTTCACTTCGAAGTTGATAATCTATCAGACGCAGTTAGGGAGTTGGAAGATCCACTTTGGACTCCTGCACCAGTAAGAATGGAACAGGAATAAAAAGTCGGGGTAGCTAGTCACTCCGTTACTGAGGAAAGAGATACGAAGTGTAAGAATAAAGATGGCGAGGACTCAACCGTGGTATCGATCTTACTGCCAAAACAAGCGATGGAGAAGTTCACAAAGGAGATGGCAATTTGGTTGAAGAAATAAGAAGGAAAGAACATGCAATAAGCCAATCATGGTGGAATTTATTTGTTGTTTACTTTAATCGCCTATTTCAGTCGAAGCGCCACCCAAACCCAAAAGCAAGGGTCGTTGTGTGCTATTTCTACGACGAATCTCACTAGAGAATTGGCAGCATGGGTTGTTGTTATACTTTATGTATAGTTTTGTTGCTTTGCCTCTATTGTTGCTTTATGTATAGTTTTTGTAAAGAAACATGAATAATAATATTCCTCTTTGAAGTAGTATAAACATTGTGAGTGGGGATGTCATTCACGTGGCGTGCTTGGTTGATTCAGACTGATTTGCTCTCATACAGAAGGTGCGAATCTTCTCTCTAGGCTGATTGGCTCAAAAACAAAAAGCTAAACGTGTTAGCCTAGAGAGAAGATCTTCTCTCACAATGCAGATCTGCTCTAGGCCGATTGTTCAAAATCCTGCTGAAAAGCAAGACAGTCTTATGTAGTGTTGGCTGATTCAGTCTTTTTCATGAGAGCTTAGGTTTGTTCGTGTTTAGTCCAACAAATTACAGATAATATAAGGGGGACACTAGGCGTCGGCCagcggatcttttaaaaagatccgccgCCTTCGCATCCATTTGGTCAGGGCAATCCAGTGGCGCGGTTCCTTCCTCAGCGTTGCAACAGACCTCTTATTGCAGAAACATTTGCAACAGAGGTGTTGTTGCAGAGTTCTTTTTGTCTGAACTCTTTTGAAATATGAGTGTCGTTGCGGAAGAAATTTGCAACACAAATGATGTTGTAGAACTTTCTTTTTCTTAAATTTTTGCCAACATGGGTATTGTTGTGGAAAGACTTCTGCAACACAAATGATGTTGCAGAATTTTTTTCATCTTAACCTTTTTGCAACATGAGTGTTGTTTCGGAAGGACTTCTGCAACATGGGTGTTGTTGTGGAAGGACTTTTGCGTCTAGTGGTGAAGGTCCTGGCCGGTTGTGTGTCGGCTGCTCAAGCTCGTATCTGACGGCTGCGCATGTGACGGAAGCTCGTATCTGACGGTTGCGCATGCGAGACGTGGATCTGACGAATTGAGTGGCCGAGCATTATCCTCTACCATTGCAACAAATGTAGTGTTGCGATAATTTTCTGCAACACGGGTCATGTTGCGGAAAATTTTGCAAAATATAGATAAAGTTGTAGATTTTTTTTGTAACCGGGGCATTGTTAAAAAAATTGCAACGGAGTTCATGTTGCAATTTTCGTTTTTGCAATGGAGGTCATGTTACAATCTTTTGTACAACAAAGGCCTTGCTGCAGTTAATTATTTTCGTAACAGAGGTCTCGATGCTTTTTTTTGCAACAGAGATCTTGTTGCAGAAAGAAGAGATTGTGGGAAGTCAGTTTCATCCCGTGAGAAGCGTGACATCCCAGCAAGATGGCAAATATGAAAGGCTCTAAGTCAGAGTCACACCGCACGGTATATGGAAAAAATCAAACAATGAACCCATAGAAGCCCACGCACCTGCACGCTCCGTGTGAACACTTCCAGCGTGGCGTGAAATCACGATGAAGCGATCGAACGGTGCAGCGTCCGGCGGATGCGCAAGCTATAATCAGCCGGCTATAATCTATGAATCTTCTCCCTGGTTTGCTCAACAAGATGTGGTTAAAAAGCAAGAAGGAAGAAAAAACATACGCCGTCCGTGGGGATCGAACCCACGGCCACGTGCTTAAAAGCCACGCGCTCTACCACTCAGCTAGGACGGCTCTGGATGTTACCATTTCAACGGAATAGCTTATTATATGTTACTTAGCACGTCAAGCGCCACACGAATCGACTGCTTCACCAACCCAAGAGCAGGGATCAAAACGATACGGCCTCTTACACAAAAACACGCATGGAATCACTGGAGAGTGCTCGAGTTACAAACTTACAGAGCCTGCCAAACAAATTTACAGAGTTCACTAAAGAACAAGTTCCTATCTACAAACATACAAGCATGAAAATGGTCCTCACAACACTACGGGTTTTCGTCGAAAACCGAAAGAAGGAACCGCCTAGGTATCGCACTTCCACCTCGACGTCGGCACACAGTTCAGGTAGTGGCACCAGTGGCAGCCGTCATTCCCGTTCTTGCCCTTGAAGAGCATCACCAACGAAAGCGTGAACCTGCATCACGAGTTCTCGGTATAAGATTCATTTCATATCAGCCGTTAGCTTGACTCTGGATCATATAAGTCGGTCTCGATGATTTTCAGTGTACATGTACAAACAACGATAATCACAGCGGCATCGAATATTCAAAACTAACTGTCGTGCGATTTGTCAGACTATTTTTTTTATGAGATGTGATTTGTCAGACTTACCCGACAAGCAGCAAGACGAGTGCCACAACCCACAGGACATATTGGTATGGTTTGTACTTGGGGGGCTGATTGGTATGGGGCAGCTCGCTGCGTTCCAACCAACCGAATTGTGGCCTTGCCAGCAGAACGAACCCCAAAAGGAACCCGGTCAGGAATCCACCAATGTGAGCAAAGTTATCAGCATGCGGTAGTATCCCGATTGCCACGTTGATCGCGATTATAAACAGAAGGGTTATTATGGCTGCAACCTGAAATAGCATATGAACTTGATAAGCAAAACAATGTTTTAGGCAACTGGATATATAGAGGAAAATGTATGTGTTTTCTATCTATCTCGGACCTTGTTGGAGTAAATAGTCCAGTTCATAAGTAGCTCAGAAAGCATAGATCCAAGCAGCCCAAATAAAGCTCCAGATGCACCAACAGAGATGTAGTTATTTCGTAGGAAGAGTGCAGACATCACGCTGCCACCGAAACCAGACAGTAGGTAGATAGCGCCAATGCGAACTTGCAAGCAAAAGAACTAGTGTCATGTGCAATATATAAACATGCTGATAATCAAAAATATTCTATCTACATTGATATTAGTagtccctctgatccatattaattgacgctgGTTTAGTAcaatgttgtactccctccgtaaacaaatataagagtgtttagatcaataaaatagtgatctaaatgctcttatatttctttacagagagagtacTAAACTAGCGGCAATTGATATGGATCAGGGAGTGACATAAATAAAGTAAGATTTAAGCATACTGTCAACACCTCAGCAATTAAACTAGCTCAACTTGCAAAATAGAAACCAGTTACAGTGTAACTAAAACAGCAGACGGACACTCAGACGAGTTTTGTTGACGTGTAGAAACACTAACAGAATATCTCCCAAATGATGCTAGTAACACTGATTCAGCATTGTGAGAAGCTTACCAAACCCAAATTGCTGCTCAAGACGAATCCCAATAAACAGCAGACTTAGCATGTTCACAACCAAATGGATCAGGCCAGCATGGAGCCAGATGCAGCTAATGAGACGCCACCCCTGGTGCTGATGGACAACCTTGTTCCAGTCCAGAGCTCCCATTTTCCCCAAACTGCAAGATAGAGCTTAACCCGTTAACTTTATCATCTTGTATGTATCCTACAGTAGTATCTTAGAGAGATAAATATAACTACACAAATCAAACCAAACAACGAACTTTTCTGGTCAACGGTTGGCAACTGAGCTGCAATCTCATGAGACACATACCACATAGCAAGTTGCAATTAAAATAAGCGGGCATGCCACTACTGTCAACGAGAAAACTACATGGTCTAGAAACAGCTTGGGTTGTTTTATAGCATTAGTTCTACATCACTTAGCAAAAGTCAAAACAGTTTCCATAAACCCGTGTACTAGACTACAATAACACAGAATCCTACGCCTGCAGCACAAAGTGGACACCTAATTACCGGCAAAAGGTAGTAGAAA encodes the following:
- the LOC123104484 gene encoding RHOMBOID-like protein 2 encodes the protein MEGGGEGKGRAAPATAAGGGFGGYESAGDRKWWPWLVPTVIVACVAVFVVEMWVNDCPRHGSALGGGCVAGFLRRFSFQPLRENPLLGPSSTTLGKMGALDWNKVVHQHQGWRLISCIWLHAGLIHLVVNMLSLLFIGIRLEQQFGFVRIGAIYLLSGFGGSVMSALFLRNNYISVGASGALFGLLGSMLSELLMNWTIYSNKVAAIITLLFIIAINVAIGILPHADNFAHIGGFLTGFLLGFVLLARPQFGWLERSELPHTNQPPKYKPYQYVLWVVALVLLLVGFTLSLVMLFKGKNGNDGCHWCHYLNCVPTSRWKCDT